From the genome of Chanos chanos chromosome 5, fChaCha1.1, whole genome shotgun sequence, one region includes:
- the cyp7b1 gene encoding cytochrome P450 7B1 isoform X1, producing the protein MLEFLLTLFLGAISLFLFSVLFGRKWREGEPPLIKGWIPFVGKTLEFRKDSHQFLTKLQQQYGDVFTVLIAGKYMTFVMDPLLYPSVIKRGRQLDFHDFSDQAASVTFGYPAVRGGRFPGLSEQIQKLFRLLQGDSLDVLTFRMMGNLQVVLRRSLSIPEGAFPKDDWQVEDLYEPKDDWQAKDDWQAEDDWQAKDDWQAEDLYEFCYRVMFEATFLSIYGRPEQGAAHPGMNTLQENFRKFDSVFPLLIARVPIALLGQTKGIRQKLLSFFHPCRIGKWIDPCEFVQRRVHLFDQYDTLGDLDKAAHHFAILWASVGNTIPAAFWSLYHLLTHPEALAAVRQEIMGVVSQEEAESICTRDITLTREQLDRLIYLESALNESLRLSSASMNIRVVQEDFTLSLDAQRAVNLRKGDFIVLHPQSMHMDPDIYPQPRMYRFDRFVEAGREKTDFYKHSQKLHYYRMPFGSGSTQCPGRFFAVNELKQFICVVLLMFQLELPAGQEDARLDTSRAGLGILPPANHITLRYRPNSLQQPNTS; encoded by the exons ATGCTGGAATTCCTATTGACGCTCTTTCTTGGCgccatttctctgtttctcttcagcGTGCTGTTCGGTCGAAAATG gagagagggagaacctCCTCTGATTAAAGGATGGATTCCGTTTGTGGGGAAAACACTGGAATTCAGGAAAGATTCCCATCAGTTCCTCACTAAACTGCAGCAACAATATGGAGATGTTTTCACTGTGCTTATagcag GTAAATATATGACCTTTGTGATGGATCCTCTGCTCTACCCATCTGTCATTAAGCGTGGAAGGCAGCTGGATTTCCACGATTTCTCTGACCAGGCTGCATCTGTGACATTCGGCTACCCGGCCGTGCGAGGCGGCAGATTCCCGGGTCTGAGTGAGCAGATACAGAAGTTATTCCGCCTGCTGCAGGGAGACAGTCTGGATGTCCTCACGTTCCGCATGATGGGAAATCTCCAGGTGGTGCTACGGCGAAGCCTGTCAATCCCAGAAGGGGCGTTTCCTAAAGATGATTGGCAGGTTGAGGATCTTTATGAGCCTAAAGATGATTGGCAGGCTAAAGATGATTGGCAGGCTGAAGATGATTGGCAGGCTAAAGATGATTGGCAGGCTGAAGATCTTTATGAGTTCTGTTACCGGGTGATGTTTGAGGCGACGTTCCTCAGTATATACGGCCGCCCCGAACAGGGAGCCGCGCATCCTGGAATGAACACGCTGCAGGAAAACTTCCGAAAGTTTGACTCCGTGTTTCCGCTGCTGATCGCTCGTGTGCCCATTGCTTTGTTGGGACAAACCAAAGGAATCAGACAAAAGCTCCTCAGTTTTTTCCACCCCTGCAGAATTGGCAAGTGGATTGATCCGTGTGAGTTTGTTCAGAGACGTGTGCATCTGTTTGACCAGTATGATACACTGGGAGATCTGGATAAAGCag ctcatcATTTTGCCATTCTCTGGGCGTCAGTAGGGAATACTATTCCGGCTGCATTCTGGTCTTTGTATCACCTGCTTACACACCCAGAAGCCCTTGCAGCTGTGCGGCAGGAAATTATGGGTGTGGTCAGTCAGGAGGAGGCGGAGTCTATCTGCACTCGTGACATAACACTCACTCGAGAGCAGCTAGACAGGCTGATTTACCTGg agagtgcactGAATGAGAGTTTGCGTTTATCATCAGCGTCGATGAACATCCGCGTGGTTCAGGAGGACTTCACCCTCAGCCTGGATGCCCAGCGGGCTGTAAACCTGAGGAAGGGCGACTTCATCGTGCTTCACCCGCAGAGCATGCACATGGATCCTGATATTTATCCCCAGCCTCGG atgTATCGGTTTGATCGCTTTGTGGAGGCAGGCAGGGAGAAGACAGACTTCTATAAGCACAGCCAGAAGCTTCATTACTACCGCATGCCCTTCGGCTCAGGATCCACACAGTGTCCTGGACGTTTCTTTGCCGTGAATGAGCTGAAGCAGTTTATTTGTGTGGTGCTGTTAATGTTCCAGCTAGAGCTGCCCGCTGGGCAGGAGGATGCCAGGCTTGATACCAGCCGAGCAGGACTGGGTATCTTACCGCCTGCTAACCACATTACTTTACGCTACAGACCCAACTCACTACAGCAACCAAAcacatcataa
- the cyp7b1 gene encoding cytochrome P450 7B1 isoform X2, which translates to MLEFLLTLFLGAISLFLFSVLFGRKWREGEPPLIKGWIPFVGKTLEFRKDSHQFLTKLQQQYGDVFTVLIAGKYMTFVMDPLLYPSVIKRGRQLDFHDFSDQAASVTFGYPAVRGGRFPGLSEQIQKLFRLLQGDSLDVLTFRMMGNLQVVLRRSLSIPEGAFPKDDWQAEDLYEFCYRVMFEATFLSIYGRPEQGAAHPGMNTLQENFRKFDSVFPLLIARVPIALLGQTKGIRQKLLSFFHPCRIGKWIDPCEFVQRRVHLFDQYDTLGDLDKAAHHFAILWASVGNTIPAAFWSLYHLLTHPEALAAVRQEIMGVVSQEEAESICTRDITLTREQLDRLIYLESALNESLRLSSASMNIRVVQEDFTLSLDAQRAVNLRKGDFIVLHPQSMHMDPDIYPQPRMYRFDRFVEAGREKTDFYKHSQKLHYYRMPFGSGSTQCPGRFFAVNELKQFICVVLLMFQLELPAGQEDARLDTSRAGLGILPPANHITLRYRPNSLQQPNTS; encoded by the exons ATGCTGGAATTCCTATTGACGCTCTTTCTTGGCgccatttctctgtttctcttcagcGTGCTGTTCGGTCGAAAATG gagagagggagaacctCCTCTGATTAAAGGATGGATTCCGTTTGTGGGGAAAACACTGGAATTCAGGAAAGATTCCCATCAGTTCCTCACTAAACTGCAGCAACAATATGGAGATGTTTTCACTGTGCTTATagcag GTAAATATATGACCTTTGTGATGGATCCTCTGCTCTACCCATCTGTCATTAAGCGTGGAAGGCAGCTGGATTTCCACGATTTCTCTGACCAGGCTGCATCTGTGACATTCGGCTACCCGGCCGTGCGAGGCGGCAGATTCCCGGGTCTGAGTGAGCAGATACAGAAGTTATTCCGCCTGCTGCAGGGAGACAGTCTGGATGTCCTCACGTTCCGCATGATGGGAAATCTCCAGGTGGTGCTACGGCGAAGCCTGTCAATCCCAGAAGGGGCGTTTCCTAAAGATGATTGGCAG GCTGAAGATCTTTATGAGTTCTGTTACCGGGTGATGTTTGAGGCGACGTTCCTCAGTATATACGGCCGCCCCGAACAGGGAGCCGCGCATCCTGGAATGAACACGCTGCAGGAAAACTTCCGAAAGTTTGACTCCGTGTTTCCGCTGCTGATCGCTCGTGTGCCCATTGCTTTGTTGGGACAAACCAAAGGAATCAGACAAAAGCTCCTCAGTTTTTTCCACCCCTGCAGAATTGGCAAGTGGATTGATCCGTGTGAGTTTGTTCAGAGACGTGTGCATCTGTTTGACCAGTATGATACACTGGGAGATCTGGATAAAGCag ctcatcATTTTGCCATTCTCTGGGCGTCAGTAGGGAATACTATTCCGGCTGCATTCTGGTCTTTGTATCACCTGCTTACACACCCAGAAGCCCTTGCAGCTGTGCGGCAGGAAATTATGGGTGTGGTCAGTCAGGAGGAGGCGGAGTCTATCTGCACTCGTGACATAACACTCACTCGAGAGCAGCTAGACAGGCTGATTTACCTGg agagtgcactGAATGAGAGTTTGCGTTTATCATCAGCGTCGATGAACATCCGCGTGGTTCAGGAGGACTTCACCCTCAGCCTGGATGCCCAGCGGGCTGTAAACCTGAGGAAGGGCGACTTCATCGTGCTTCACCCGCAGAGCATGCACATGGATCCTGATATTTATCCCCAGCCTCGG atgTATCGGTTTGATCGCTTTGTGGAGGCAGGCAGGGAGAAGACAGACTTCTATAAGCACAGCCAGAAGCTTCATTACTACCGCATGCCCTTCGGCTCAGGATCCACACAGTGTCCTGGACGTTTCTTTGCCGTGAATGAGCTGAAGCAGTTTATTTGTGTGGTGCTGTTAATGTTCCAGCTAGAGCTGCCCGCTGGGCAGGAGGATGCCAGGCTTGATACCAGCCGAGCAGGACTGGGTATCTTACCGCCTGCTAACCACATTACTTTACGCTACAGACCCAACTCACTACAGCAACCAAAcacatcataa
- the cyp7b1 gene encoding cytochrome P450 7A1 isoform X3 translates to MTFVMDPLLYPSVIKRGRQLDFHDFSDQAASVTFGYPAVRGGRFPGLSEQIQKLFRLLQGDSLDVLTFRMMGNLQVVLRRSLSIPEGAFPKDDWQVEDLYEPKDDWQAKDDWQAEDDWQAKDDWQAEDLYEFCYRVMFEATFLSIYGRPEQGAAHPGMNTLQENFRKFDSVFPLLIARVPIALLGQTKGIRQKLLSFFHPCRIGKWIDPCEFVQRRVHLFDQYDTLGDLDKAAHHFAILWASVGNTIPAAFWSLYHLLTHPEALAAVRQEIMGVVSQEEAESICTRDITLTREQLDRLIYLESALNESLRLSSASMNIRVVQEDFTLSLDAQRAVNLRKGDFIVLHPQSMHMDPDIYPQPRMYRFDRFVEAGREKTDFYKHSQKLHYYRMPFGSGSTQCPGRFFAVNELKQFICVVLLMFQLELPAGQEDARLDTSRAGLGILPPANHITLRYRPNSLQQPNTS, encoded by the exons ATGACCTTTGTGATGGATCCTCTGCTCTACCCATCTGTCATTAAGCGTGGAAGGCAGCTGGATTTCCACGATTTCTCTGACCAGGCTGCATCTGTGACATTCGGCTACCCGGCCGTGCGAGGCGGCAGATTCCCGGGTCTGAGTGAGCAGATACAGAAGTTATTCCGCCTGCTGCAGGGAGACAGTCTGGATGTCCTCACGTTCCGCATGATGGGAAATCTCCAGGTGGTGCTACGGCGAAGCCTGTCAATCCCAGAAGGGGCGTTTCCTAAAGATGATTGGCAGGTTGAGGATCTTTATGAGCCTAAAGATGATTGGCAGGCTAAAGATGATTGGCAGGCTGAAGATGATTGGCAGGCTAAAGATGATTGGCAGGCTGAAGATCTTTATGAGTTCTGTTACCGGGTGATGTTTGAGGCGACGTTCCTCAGTATATACGGCCGCCCCGAACAGGGAGCCGCGCATCCTGGAATGAACACGCTGCAGGAAAACTTCCGAAAGTTTGACTCCGTGTTTCCGCTGCTGATCGCTCGTGTGCCCATTGCTTTGTTGGGACAAACCAAAGGAATCAGACAAAAGCTCCTCAGTTTTTTCCACCCCTGCAGAATTGGCAAGTGGATTGATCCGTGTGAGTTTGTTCAGAGACGTGTGCATCTGTTTGACCAGTATGATACACTGGGAGATCTGGATAAAGCag ctcatcATTTTGCCATTCTCTGGGCGTCAGTAGGGAATACTATTCCGGCTGCATTCTGGTCTTTGTATCACCTGCTTACACACCCAGAAGCCCTTGCAGCTGTGCGGCAGGAAATTATGGGTGTGGTCAGTCAGGAGGAGGCGGAGTCTATCTGCACTCGTGACATAACACTCACTCGAGAGCAGCTAGACAGGCTGATTTACCTGg agagtgcactGAATGAGAGTTTGCGTTTATCATCAGCGTCGATGAACATCCGCGTGGTTCAGGAGGACTTCACCCTCAGCCTGGATGCCCAGCGGGCTGTAAACCTGAGGAAGGGCGACTTCATCGTGCTTCACCCGCAGAGCATGCACATGGATCCTGATATTTATCCCCAGCCTCGG atgTATCGGTTTGATCGCTTTGTGGAGGCAGGCAGGGAGAAGACAGACTTCTATAAGCACAGCCAGAAGCTTCATTACTACCGCATGCCCTTCGGCTCAGGATCCACACAGTGTCCTGGACGTTTCTTTGCCGTGAATGAGCTGAAGCAGTTTATTTGTGTGGTGCTGTTAATGTTCCAGCTAGAGCTGCCCGCTGGGCAGGAGGATGCCAGGCTTGATACCAGCCGAGCAGGACTGGGTATCTTACCGCCTGCTAACCACATTACTTTACGCTACAGACCCAACTCACTACAGCAACCAAAcacatcataa